From Blattabacterium cuenoti:
CTTTAATAAAAATATCAAATTTATTATTATTTATTATTTGAAATGGATATAATATTTTTATATTAATATTTTTTATAAAATATTTTTTATAATCTTTAGAATTAATAATAATTTTTCCATTCCCATATGTTAAATATATACGAGCTAATGATCTTTTTCTTCTTCCTATAGTATGAATAATCATTTTAATTTTTTATTAAAAAAGGTTTTTGAGCTTTATGGTTATGTTTCTCTTTTTGATAAATATGAAGATTTTTAATTATTTTTTGACTTAACCTATTTTTAGGTAACATACCTTTTACAGATTTATATAATAATTTATTAGGATTTTTTTTAAAAAGATCTTTAATAGAAATAATTTTTTGTCCACCAGGATACCCTGTATAATAAATATATTTTTTTTGCATCCATTTTTTTCCAGATAATTTAATTTTTGTAGAATTAATTACTATTACATAATCACCACAATCTATATTTGGAGAAAAATAGGATTTATGTTTCCCTCTTATTATTAAAGATATTTTAGACGCTAATCTTCCAAGATATTGATTATTAGCATCAATAATAACCCATTTTTTATTATAATTTATTTTATTTTTTGAATTAGTTTTAAAACTTAAAAAATCCATTTTTTTATAAAATTTTAATATATAAAAATATGAAAATTTTTAAAATTATAAGATATAAATATGTCTTTTTGTCATATTAATAATAAAATTTTTTTAGTTTAAATTTGCCATATTTATTAAAAATTTTATTATGGCATAATGATTGAACATGAATATATAAAAAAAATGTATTAAAAAACATGAGTAAAATTATAGGAATAGATTTAGGAACTACAAATTCTTGTGTTTCAGTTATGGAAATAAATGATCCTATTGTTATCCCTAATTCAGAAGGAAAAAGAACTACTCCATCTATAGTCGCTTTTATCGATGGAGGAGAAAGAAAAATAGGAGATCCAGCAAAAAGACAAGCAGTAACTAATCCACAAAAAACTATTTTTTCTATAAAACGTTTTATGGGAAGAAATTTTTCTGAAATTTCAGAAGAAATCAAAAATTTTCCATATAAAATAATTAAAGGAAATAATAATACTCCTAGAGTAAGTATTGATAATAGATTATATGCACCTCAAGAAATATCTGCTATGATTCTTCAAAAAATGAAAAAAACAGCAGAAGATTATTTAGGTAAAATAATTAATAAAGCAGTTATTACTGTTCCTGCATATTTTAATGATGCACAAAGACAAGCTACTAAAGAAGCGGGAGAAATAGCTGGACTAAAAGTAGAAAGAATTATTAATGAACCTACTGCAGCAGCATTAGCATATGGATTAGATAAATCTCATCAAAATAAAAAAATTGTAGTTTATGACTTGGGTGGAGGAACTTTTGATGTTTCTATTTTAGAATTAGGAGATGGTGTTTTTGAAGTACTTTCCACTAATGGTGATACTCATTTAGGTGGAGATGATTTTGATCAAATCATTATTAATTATTTAGCTAATGAATTTAAATATCAAGAAAAAATTGATCTAAGAAAAGATCCTATGGCATTACAACGTTTAAAGGAAGCTTCTGAAAAAGCAAAAATAGAATTATCATCTTCTAAACAAACAGAAATTAATTTACCATATATCACCGCTACAGATTCTGGTCCAAAACATTTAGTTATAAAATTAACTCGTTCTAAATTTGAACAATTATCTGAAAATTTAATTCGTCGTTCTATTAATCCTTGTAATAAAGCATTAAAATCTGCAAATTTAACTATTAAAGATATAGATGAAATTATTTTAGTTGGAGGGTCTACACGTATTCCAAAAGTTCAAGAAGAAGTAAAAACCTTTTTTCAAAAACAACCATCTAAAAATGTAAATCCAGATGAAGTAGTCGCTATAGGTGCTGCTATACAAGGAGGAGTTTTAAGTGGAGATGTTCAAGATGTTTTATTATTAGATGTTACTCCTTTATCTTTAGGAATTGAAACTTTAGGTAGCGTTTTTACTAAATTAATAGAATCTAATACTACTATTCCTACCAAAAAATCAGAAATTTTTTCTACAGCAGCAGATAATCAATCCGCTGTAACTATTAGAGTAGGTCAAGGAGAAAGACCAATGTTTAATGATAATAAAGAAATAGGGAGATTTGATTTAGTAGATATTCCTCCAGCTCCAAGAGGAACACCTCAAATAGAAGTTATTTTTGATATTGATGCTAATGGAATATTAAATGTTTCAGCTAAAGATAAGGGAACAAATAAAGAACAATCTATTCGAATTGAAACTTCATCAGGATTAAATCAAGATGAAGTATCTAGAATGAAAAGAGAAGCAGAAGAAAATGCTAAAAAAGATGAAAAAATTAAAGGTAAAATAGATAAATTAAATATGGCTGATAATCAAATTTTTCAAACTGAAAAACAATTAAAAGATTATGGAGAAAAATTATCAGAAAATAATAAAAAAAATATTGAATCTTTATTAGAAGAATTAAAAAAAGCTTATAATAAAAAAGATATTAATAATATAGATACTTGTATGAATAAATTAAATCAAGCATGGACACAAGCATCACAAGATATTTATTCTGATAAAAATAAAACGACTAATACAACAAAAAATAATAAAACTAATAATCCAGAAAATAAAAAAAATAATAAAGGAACTGAAAACGTGCAAGACGTTGAATACGAAGAAGTTAAGTAACTTCAGCTATAATTGTTTTTCCCCCAAAAACATAATCACCTTTTTGAATCAATAGAATAGATTTTAAAGGAAGATAAAGATCTATTCTAGATCCAAATTTAATAAAACCAAATTCTTTACCTTTTATAGCAAAAGAATTTTTTTTAGCATAAATTTTAATACGACGGGCTAAAAAACCTGCTATTTGTCTCAATAAAAAATTTTTTTTTGTATTTTTTTCTTCTATAACAAGAGTTGTTCTTTCATTATATATTGAAGATTTATCATTCCATGCTAAAAAATGTTTACCTGGATAATATTTTACATAAATAATTTTTCCAGATATAGGAAATCTATTTACATGGACATTTAATGGAGACATAAAAATAGAAATACAAATACAATCATGATGTAAAAATTCATTTTCAAAAAGTTTTTTAATTTTAACAATTTTTCCATCAGCAGGTGAAAGTATTTCTTTATTATTTTTATTATTAATAATTATTTTTGGATTTCTAAAAAAAAATAAAAAAAAACAATAAAATATAATTAAACAACAAGAAATTATTAATATAATTAATTTAGAAAATAAAAAAATAGAAAATAAAATTATTATTAAAAATAAAATTAAAAAATATAATAAAAAAGAATATCCTTCTTTATGAATCATATTAATTATTTAATGATAATAGTAGTCTCTATTATAGTAGCTATAATCGGAATAACAAATATAAAACTATCTAATCTATCTAAAAACCCACCATGGCCAGGAAACAATATTCCTGAATTTTTCACATTACAAAATCTTTTAATAGTTGATTCTACAAGATCTCCTATTGTAGAAAAAATTGGAATAATAACAGAAAATATTAACCAATATTTATCTATCCATATTTTATACAAAAAAATACCAAATATAAAACTAAAAAAAAATCCTCCTATAATACCTTCTATTGATTTTTTAGGAGATATAGATACAGAAATTTTTCTTTTTCCCCATTTTTTTCCTATTAAATAGGATAAAGTATCATTAATCCATATAAGTATAAAAGTCCCTAATATTAATTCTTTACCTTTATTATATTTTGTATACATATAAGAAGCTAAATAAAAAGGAATTATGATATAAACTAATCCAACAATTAAATTACTAATTTGTATATATTTTTCTTTATTAGAATATTTTATAGAAAATAATTGAATAGTAAAAAATATAATAAAATAAGGAATAAAACATATTATATATAAATATAAACCTTTTGACATAAAAATATCTAAAATAATTGAAAATAATAAAATAAAGGAAGATAATTTAATTAATAAAATATTTGTTTTTAAAATTATTAAAAATTCAATAAAACATAAAATAGACAGAAACATCATAATAACTCTAAAAAATTTTTCTCCTTTTTCAATAGAAAAAAGAATTAAAAAAACATAAATTAATCCATAAAAAAATCTGATTAAAAATTCTTTTTTATTTTTTTTGTATTTTTTTATATTATTTAACATGAAAATGATCTTTCTCCAAAGATATTTTTTAAATCTTCTCTAAAAAGAACTTCTTTTTCCAATAATTTATTAGCCAATAAAGATAATTTTTTTTCATTATTTTTTAATATATTTTTAGCTCTTTTATATTGTTCATTAATAATTTTAGAAATTTCTTCATCAATAATTTGAGCAGTTTTTTCACTATAAGGTTTAGAAAAAGTAAATTCATTTTGTCCTGTGGAATCATAATAAGAAATATTTCCTATTTTTTCATTTAAACCAAAAATTACTACCATAGATTGTGCTTGTTTCGTTACTTTTTCTAAATCATTTAAAGCTCCAGTAGAAATACTATTAAAAATAATTTCTTCTGCTGATCTTCCAGCTAATAAAGCACATATTTCATCTTTCATTTGTTCTGGAGTAGTTAGTTGTCTTTCTTCAGGAAGATACCACGCTGATCCTAAAGATTTTCCTCTAGGAACAATGGTTACTTTAACTAAAGGAGCTGCATGTTCTAATAACCAACTAATCATCGCATGTCCAGCTTCATGATAAGCTATTCTTTTTTTTTCATTTGGTTTAATAATTTTATTTTTCTTTTCCAATCCTCCTATAATACGATCTATCGCATCTAAAAAATCTTTATTTTCTATTTGAGATCTATTTTTTCTAGCAGCAATCAATGCTGATTCATTACAAATATTAGCAATATCCGCTCCACTAAATCCTGGTGTTTGTCTTGCTAAAAAATCAATATCTACTTTTTTAGATAATATTAATTTTTTTAAATGTACTTGAAATATTTCTTTTCTTTCATTTAATTCAGGTGGATCTACTAATATAGTACGATCAAAACGTCCAGGACGAAGTAATGCTTTATCTAAAATATCGGATCTATTAGTTGCTGCTAAAACAATAACATTAGTATGAGTCCCAAAACCATCCATTTCTGTCAATAATTGATTTAAAGTATTTTCTCTTTCATCATTAGATCCAGCGATACTACTTTTTCCTCTAGCTCTTCCTATAGCATCTATTTCATCTATAAAAATTATACATGGTGATTTATCTTTAGCTTTTTCAAATAAATCTCTTACTCTAGAAGCTCCAACTCCTACAAACATTTCTACAAAATCAGAACCAGATAAAGAAAAAAATGGAACTTTTGCTTCTCCTGCTACAGCTTTTGCTAATAAAGTTTTTCCAGTACCGGGGGCTCCTATTAAAAGTGCTCCTTTTGGGATTTTACCCCCTAATTTAGTATATTTTTTAGGACTTTTTAAAAATTCTACAATTTCTTGAACTTCTTCTTTAGCTCCTTCTAAACCAGCAACATCTTTAAATGTTATTTTTATATTATCACTTTCATCAAATAATCTAGCTCTAGATTTTCCAATATTAAATATTTGTCCACCAGGTCCACCACCAGTAGCACCTATTTTTCGGAAAATAAAAACCCAAAAAATAATTAATAATATTAAAAATATTCCATAATCAAAAAAAAATTTAGTAATAGTATATTCTTGTTGATTTTTAAAATCAATAATAGTATTTAAATGATATTTTTTTTTATATTCTTCAAATTTTCTTTGAAAAAATTGTAAATCTCCTATTTCAAATTCATATTGAAAAGAATTTGTCATAATTTTTTTTCTATTTATAAATGGATTTATTCTATCTGTATATGATAAATTTTCTTTTTTTAAATAAACTAAAACTAATTCTCTATGTTTTATGATTATTTTTTTAACATCTCCTTTTATAAAAATTTTAAAAAAATAATCTTGATTTATTTTTTTAGGATTATAAAAAGAAGATTTTAAAAAAAATATACCTAAAAATATGGCTAATATTACAGCATATATCCAAAAAAAGTTATTTTTACTTTTGACTTTTTTATTTATCATAAATTTTCTTCATTTATTTTAATATAAATCAAGTTTATTTATTAATTTTTTTTCCAAAGATTTTCTATATTATAATGTAATCTAATTTTTGTTTGAAAAATATGTACAACTATAGAAATATAATCTATTAAAATCCATTCTCCATTTTTTATTCCTTCTATGTGCCAAGGTGTTTGATTTAATGTTTTAATTGTAGTTTTTTCTATAGATTGAAATATAGCATAAACTTGATTTTGAGATTTTCCTTCACAAATAATAAAATAATCACAAATAAAATTATTCCTATTTTTTAAATCTAAAATAGATATATTTTGACCTTTTACAATTTTAATTCCTTCTATAATTTTTTTTAATAACAAAACTTATATATTTTATATAAAATTTATAGTTATTTTTTTTAACAAAAATAAAATTTTCACTGTAAAAAAAAGTAATTTTTTTAAATTAAAAAATTTGAAAAAATTTATTTGGCCAATATATCTAATTTTATTAAAAAAAGTTGATTCTACTAATCAATATGCAAAAAAAAATATTATAAAATATAAAAAAAATTGGACTATTATTTTGTCTTTCAATCAAAAGAATGGAAAAGGTTTTAGAAATAATTATTGGATTACAGAAAAAGGAAAAAATTTAACTTTTAGTATTATTTTACAATCATTAATACTCCCTATACATAAAGGATATATAATTAATGTTATTATTAGTAATGCTATTCATAAAATTTTATTAAATTATAATAAAAATTTTTGGATAAAATGGCCAAATGATATTTTTTTTAAAAAAAAAAAAATAGGAGGAATATTAATAGAAAATAATATTTTTTATAAAAAAATACATACTTTTATTATTGGAATTGGATTAAATGTAAATCAAACTGATTTTGATAATAAAATTAATGCATCTTCTTTAAAAAAAATTTTAAAAAAACAATTTAATTTAAAAAAATTATTGAATAAAATAATTTTTTCAATTCAAAAAGAATATATTTTTTTTAAAAATTACGGTGAAATTTTTATTAGAAATTATTATATTAATAATCTTTATTTAAAAGATAAAATATCTTTTTTTTATATTTATTCTTCTAATTATAAAAAAAAAATTATAAGTGGAATTATTAGAAATATAACAAAAACAGGAAATATAGTTATTGAACTTTATAATAATAAAAAAATATCTTTTTTTTCTCAAAAAGAAATAAAATTAATTATATAAAATAAAAAATTATTTTTTTTTATTTTTTTGAATTATATTAAAAATTTTTTTCTCATTCAAAATATATTTTTTAATAATAAAAATTAAACTAATATTAATAATATTAGATATTAAATAATAAAGAGATAAAGCAGAAGCATAACTATTTATAAATAATAACATCATTATAGGCATCAAATATAATAAAAAATTCATATTTGGCATATTATTTTTATTATAATCATTATTTTTATCATTGTTATTATTTATTTTGGTATATAATAAAAGAGCTAAAGAATATAATAAAGTTAATAAACTAACATGATTACCATAAAATGGTATAGTAAATGGTATTTTATAAATAGAATCATATGATGTTAAATCATCTACCCATAAAAATGATTTTCCTCTCAAATTAATTAAAGTTGGAAAAAATTTAAATAATGAATAAAAAATAGGAATTTGAAAAATAGTAGATAGACATCCAGACATAGGATTAATTCCTACTTTTTTATATAATTTCATTATTTCCCTTTGTTTTTTTAAAGGATCTGAATTTTTCAATTTATTATTTAATTCGTCTAATTCTGGACGAATTAATTTCATCATCGCATTTAATTTATATTGTTTATAAGTTATTGGAGATAATATTAATTTAACTACAATAGTCATTAAAATAATAATAATTCCATAATTTAAATTAGTTTTTTCTAAAAACTGAAAAATTAATAAAAAAAAATATTTATTAATCCATTTTAAAAAACCCCATCCAAACGGAATAATATTTTCTAAATTTCTATTATAATTTTTTATTAAATTAAAATTTAATGGACCAAAATAAAATTGAAAAGGAATATTTAATTCTTCATTTTTTTTAATTTTTAAATTAACTTTAGATTGTATTTTTTTTAAAAAATTTCCTGATGAAAAATTTTCAGAAAAAATATAAAAATCTTGAAAAGATTTATCCATCATAAAAATAGATGCAAAAAATTGTTGTTTATAAGCTATCCAATTTACATTAGATAAATATTTTTTTTCATTCTTTTTTTCAGATAAATAATCTATTTTAGAATGTATATTATGAATATTCTTTTTATAAGAAACGTATCCTTGAGTGTAAGAATTTTCCCAATCTCTATCTTTCTCTAAAGAAAATATTTTTTGTTCTAAAAAAATTGATACTTTTTCATTTTTTGGATAAAAATCAATAGTCCTTACAATAAAACGAATATTATATTCATTTTCTTTTAAAGAATATAAATATTCTATATATCCTTTTCCATATGGATTATTTGCTCTTAAAATTAAGATGTTTTTTTTAAAAAAAACTGGATAAAAATATAAAAAATTAGTATTAATAAATTCATTCTTTTTTAAAGAATTTTTTTTTTTATAAAAAATCATTTTATATAAAAAACTAGAATTTTTAATTAAAAAAAGATTCTTATTATGTAATGAATCAATATTATTATAAGCTTTATATTTTTTTAAAAAAACTTCATCAATCCCACCACCTAAATTAGAAATTTTAAATTTTAAAACTTTATTTTCTAAAATAAAATTATTTTTTATTTTATTATCATAAATTGTTTTTTCCTTTTCATATAAATTAACATCATTATATAATGATGTTATTCCTTTTTGTTCTTTTTCTATTAAAAATTCTCTATCTAAAAAAAATGTAAAAAAAATTACAATACATAATATTATTATTAATCCTATTATATAATTGTAATCTAAATTTTTATTTTTCATATATAATGATAATTATTATAATTATTATTATAATTTTTAGAAATTTGTACAAAATAAGTAAATATAGGATGAGGATTATTTACTGTACTTGTATATTCTGGATGATATTGTACTCCTAAAAAAAAAATATGATTATATAATTCAACAGCTTCTACTAATCCTGTTTCAGGATTAATACCTACAGGTTTCATTCCTGCATTAGAAAAAACATTTATATAAGCATTATTAAATTCATATCTATGTCTATGTCTTTCAAAAATTACTTTTTTTTTACCATAAATATCAAAAATTTTAGATCCTTCTAATAAAGAACATTTCCAATTTCCTAAACGCATAGTTCCTCCTTTTTTTAACATATTTTTTTGATCTTCCATTAAACTAATAACTGGACATGAAGTCTCTGGATTAGTTTCATGACTTTCAGCTTTTTTCATATTTAAAACATTTCTAGCAAATTCTATAATTGCTATTTGCATTCCTAAACATATTCCTAAAAAAGGAATTTGATTTTCTCTTGCATATTTCGCTACAAGTATTTTTCCTTCTATTCCTCTGGTTCCAAATCCAGGTGCTATCAAAATACCAGAAATTCCATTAAAATAATCTTTAATATTTGTTTTTTTAATTATTCCAGAATATATCCATTTAATATTAATAAAAATTTCTTTTTCTGTTCCTGCATGAATTAAAGCTTCTGTTATAGATTTATAAGAATCATGTAATGATACATATTTTCCTACTAAAGCTATAGTAATTTCATATTTAGGATTTTTATATTTTTTGATAAAAATTTTCCAATTTTTTAAATTTGGATGAATTAAAGAAGATAAATTTAAATTATTTAAAACTTCTTTATCAAAATTTTGTTTATGTAATAAACATGGAATATTATATATAATATTAGTATTAATAGATTCTATTACATTTTTTAATTGAACATTACAAAATAATGCTAATTTTTTACGAATATTTTTTGTTATATGTTTTTCTGTTCTACAAACTAAAATATCAGCTTTAATACCATTTTCCATTAATTTTCTAATAGAATGTTGAGTCGGTTTAGTTTTTATTTCCCCTGTAGATTTTATATAAGGTAATAACGTTAAATGAATAACTATTCCATTAAATTTTCCTAATTCCCATTTTAATTGACGTACTGATTCAATATATGGAAGACTTTCTATATCTCCAACAGTTCCACCTATTTCAATAATAATTATATCATAATTATTAATTGTTTCTAAAATTTTTATACGTCTTTTAATTTCATTGGTTATATGAGGTATTACTTGCACTGTTTTTCCTAAATAAAGTCCTTTTCTTTCATTGTCAATAACAGTTTTATATATTAATCCAGAAGTAATATTATTTTCTTTTGTAGTAGATTGATTTAAAAAACGTTCATAATGTCCTAAATCTAAATCTGTTTCAACTCCATCTTTAGTAACAAAACATTCTCCATGCTCATATGGATTTAATGTTCCTGAATCAATATTAAAATAAGGATCTAATTTTTGAATTGTTACTTTATATCCTCTATTTTTTAATAACATCCCTAATGAAGAAGAAATAATTCCTTTTCCTAAAGAAGAAGTAACACCTCCTGTAACAAAAACATATTTTGTTTCCATAAATGAGGAATAATTTTTTTAAAAAAAGGAATAATTTATAATTTTTTTTTATATTTGACAAACTTGGAGCAAGTACTATACAATCTGCTCCCTATAAACCCCTCCAGGGTGGGAACGCAGCAAAGGTAATTAGGTTGTAGCGATGTGATATAGTTCGCTTGCTCCATAATAAATCCTTCCTAAAAAAATCAATACAAAAAAAGTTAAAATTTTATGGAAAAAACATGTAATTTTTGTAATAGAAAAAAAAGTGAAATAACTTTTCTTGTATCAGGGATTAATAGTTATATTTGTAATTTTTGTATAGAAAAAACATATTCTATTATTCATAATAAATTTGATATAAAAAAAAAATATAAAAATTATGAAAATATAATAAATGTTAAAAAACCTAAAGAAATTAAAAAATTTTTAGATCAATATATTATAGGACAAAATGAAACAAAAAAAATTATATCTGTTGCTGTTTATAATCATTATAAAAAAATTAAATTTTTAAAAAAAAATGAAGACATAGAAATTGAAAAATCTAATATTTTATTAATAGGAAATACTGGAACAGGAAAAACTTTATTAGCTAAAAGTATTTCTAAATTTTTAGAATTACCATTTACTATCGCCGATGCTACTACTTTAACAGAAGCAGGATATGTTGGAGAAGATGTAGAATCTATTTTAACAAAATTATTACAATCTGTAAATTATGATATAAATTTTGCTGAAAAAGGAATTGTTTTTATAGATGAAATTGATAAAATTTCTAAAAAAACTAGTAATCCATCAATTACTAGAGATGTTTCTGGAGAAGGAGTACAACAAGCTTTATTAAAAATATTAGAAGGATCTATTATTAATGTTCCTCCTCAAGGAGGCCGTAAACATCCAGATCAAAAAATGATACCAATTAATACAGAAAATATATTATTTATTGCTGGGGGGACTTTTGATGGATTAGAAAAAATTATATCATATAGAACTAATCAAATATCTCCTATAAGTTTTTTTTCAAAAAAAAAAAAATATCAAAAAAATTTTTTATCTAAAATTATAGGAAATGATTTAATAAAATTTGGATTAATTCCAGAACTGATTGGAAGATTTCCTATTATTACTTATTTAGATCCATTAAATAAAAATGTTTTAAAAAAAATATTAAAAGAGCCAAAAAATTCTTTAATTAAACAATACAAAAAATTATTTTTAATGGATAAAATATCTATGAATATTTCAGACGAAGCTTTAGATATAATTGTAGATGAAACTATTAAATTAGGTTTAGGTGCGAGAGGATTACGTTATTTTTGTGAAAAAATTTTTATAGATTATTTTTTTAATATCAATCACATAAATGAAAATAAAGTTTTAAATATAGATAAAAATCTAGTTTTAAAAAAATTATTTTAATTTAAGTGTTTTCCATATAATATATTTTAATTTTTGAATTCCTTCTTTTGAAAAAGAAGATATAAAAAAAATATTTTCTTTTAATGTAGAAAATATTTTTTTTATTTTATTCTTTTTATTATCATCAATTAAATCTGATTTAGAAATAACTAATAAACGTTTTTTTTTTAATAATTGAATATTAAATTGTTTCAATTCATTTAATAAAATTAAATATTTTTTTTTTTGATTTTCTTTTTCTGCAGAAATTAAAAATAACAAAATATAATTACGTTCTACATGTTTCAAAAAAAAATGACCCAAGCCTTTTCCTTCTGAAGCTTTTTCTATAATTCCTGGAATATCTCCTATAATAAATGAAGAATCATTCATTTTTACCATTCCTAAATTTGGAATTTTAGTAGTAAACGAATAATTACCTATTTTTGGTTTAGCATTTGTTAAAATAGATAATAAAGTAGATTTTCCAACATTAGGAAATCCAATTAAACCCACATCTGATAAAATTTTTAATTCTAAAAATATCCAATTACCTATAGTTTTTATTCCATATTGATAATAATATGGATTTTTTGATTTTCTAAAAAAAAAATTTCCATGTCCTCCTTTCCCTCCTTGAAATAAAATTTTTTTTTGATTATTATTAATAATTTCTGCAATAATATTTTTATTTACATCTTTAATAATAGTTCCTATAGGAACATCTATATATAAATTTTTTCCATTTCCTCCAGTTAAATTATTTTTTTTACCTGAATAACCAGATTTAGCGATCCAATGTCTATGATATTTTAAATGATAAAAAGTATTAATATGAGAATTACCTTTTATAATAAGATCTCCCCCTTTTCCTCCTGATCCTCCATCCGGTTTCCCTTTTCTTCTATATTTTGTTTTATTAAAATGAACAAACCCATCTCCTCCATCTCCACTTTTACAAAAAATTTTTATAAAATCTATAAAATTATCTTTCATTGTTTACAATTTTATTATATTTTTTTTCAATAAAAATAGAAATATCTTTAATAGAAAAAGAAGCATTTAATTTTACCAAAATATTTTTCCATTTTTCCCCACTCCAAATAAAAGCCGTTTTTTTATAAAATTCTTCTATTCTTTTTTGAACAATTTTAATATTTATATCATCATCACGTAAACTAGTTTTTCCTCTTTTTAAGAGTCTATTTGTTAATAATTCTTTTTCTATAGAAAAAGAAAAAATTAGATTGA
This genomic window contains:
- the rplM gene encoding 50S ribosomal protein L13, producing MDFLSFKTNSKNKINYNKKWVIIDANNQYLGRLASKISLIIRGKHKSYFSPNIDCGDYVIVINSTKIKLSGKKWMQKKYIYYTGYPGGQKIISIKDLFKKNPNKLLYKSVKGMLPKNRLSQKIIKNLHIYQKEKHNHKAQKPFLIKN
- a CDS encoding phosphatidylserine decarboxylase family protein; its protein translation is MIHKEGYSFLLYFLILFLIIILFSIFLFSKLIILIISCCLIIFYCFFLFFFRNPKIIINNKNNKEILSPADGKIVKIKKLFENEFLHHDCICISIFMSPLNVHVNRFPISGKIIYVKYYPGKHFLAWNDKSSIYNERTTLVIEEKNTKKNFLLRQIAGFLARRIKIYAKKNSFAIKGKEFGFIKFGSRIDLYLPLKSILLIQKGDYVFGGKTIIAEVT
- the rsfS gene encoding ribosome silencing factor, giving the protein MLLKKIIEGIKIVKGQNISILDLKNRNNFICDYFIICEGKSQNQVYAIFQSIEKTTIKTLNQTPWHIEGIKNGEWILIDYISIVVHIFQTKIRLHYNIENLWKKN
- the dnaK gene encoding molecular chaperone DnaK, with translation MSKIIGIDLGTTNSCVSVMEINDPIVIPNSEGKRTTPSIVAFIDGGERKIGDPAKRQAVTNPQKTIFSIKRFMGRNFSEISEEIKNFPYKIIKGNNNTPRVSIDNRLYAPQEISAMILQKMKKTAEDYLGKIINKAVITVPAYFNDAQRQATKEAGEIAGLKVERIINEPTAAALAYGLDKSHQNKKIVVYDLGGGTFDVSILELGDGVFEVLSTNGDTHLGGDDFDQIIINYLANEFKYQEKIDLRKDPMALQRLKEASEKAKIELSSSKQTEINLPYITATDSGPKHLVIKLTRSKFEQLSENLIRRSINPCNKALKSANLTIKDIDEIILVGGSTRIPKVQEEVKTFFQKQPSKNVNPDEVVAIGAAIQGGVLSGDVQDVLLLDVTPLSLGIETLGSVFTKLIESNTTIPTKKSEIFSTAADNQSAVTIRVGQGERPMFNDNKEIGRFDLVDIPPAPRGTPQIEVIFDIDANGILNVSAKDKGTNKEQSIRIETSSGLNQDEVSRMKREAEENAKKDEKIKGKIDKLNMADNQIFQTEKQLKDYGEKLSENNKKNIESLLEELKKAYNKKDINNIDTCMNKLNQAWTQASQDIYSDKNKTTNTTKNNKTNNPENKKNNKGTENVQDVEYEEVK
- a CDS encoding biotin--[acetyl-CoA-carboxylase] ligase, with protein sequence MKKFIWPIYLILLKKVDSTNQYAKKNIIKYKKNWTIILSFNQKNGKGFRNNYWITEKGKNLTFSIILQSLILPIHKGYIINVIISNAIHKILLNYNKNFWIKWPNDIFFKKKKIGGILIENNIFYKKIHTFIIGIGLNVNQTDFDNKINASSLKKILKKQFNLKKLLNKIIFSIQKEYIFFKNYGEIFIRNYYINNLYLKDKISFFYIYSSNYKKKIISGIIRNITKTGNIVIELYNNKKISFFSQKEIKLII
- a CDS encoding phosphatidate cytidylyltransferase, translated to MLNNIKKYKKNKKEFLIRFFYGLIYVFLILFSIEKGEKFFRVIMMFLSILCFIEFLIILKTNILLIKLSSFILLFSIILDIFMSKGLYLYIICFIPYFIIFFTIQLFSIKYSNKEKYIQISNLIVGLVYIIIPFYLASYMYTKYNKGKELILGTFILIWINDTLSYLIGKKWGKRKISVSISPKKSIEGIIGGFFFSFIFGIFLYKIWIDKYWLIFSVIIPIFSTIGDLVESTIKRFCNVKNSGILFPGHGGFLDRLDSFIFVIPIIATIIETTIIIK
- the ftsH gene encoding ATP-dependent zinc metalloprotease FtsH; translation: MINKKVKSKNNFFWIYAVILAIFLGIFFLKSSFYNPKKINQDYFFKIFIKGDVKKIIIKHRELVLVYLKKENLSYTDRINPFINRKKIMTNSFQYEFEIGDLQFFQRKFEEYKKKYHLNTIIDFKNQQEYTITKFFFDYGIFLILLIIFWVFIFRKIGATGGGPGGQIFNIGKSRARLFDESDNIKITFKDVAGLEGAKEEVQEIVEFLKSPKKYTKLGGKIPKGALLIGAPGTGKTLLAKAVAGEAKVPFFSLSGSDFVEMFVGVGASRVRDLFEKAKDKSPCIIFIDEIDAIGRARGKSSIAGSNDERENTLNQLLTEMDGFGTHTNVIVLAATNRSDILDKALLRPGRFDRTILVDPPELNERKEIFQVHLKKLILSKKVDIDFLARQTPGFSGADIANICNESALIAARKNRSQIENKDFLDAIDRIIGGLEKKNKIIKPNEKKRIAYHEAGHAMISWLLEHAAPLVKVTIVPRGKSLGSAWYLPEERQLTTPEQMKDEICALLAGRSAEEIIFNSISTGALNDLEKVTKQAQSMVVIFGLNEKIGNISYYDSTGQNEFTFSKPYSEKTAQIIDEEISKIINEQYKRAKNILKNNEKKLSLLANKLLEKEVLFREDLKNIFGERSFSC